In Festucalex cinctus isolate MCC-2025b chromosome 5, RoL_Fcin_1.0, whole genome shotgun sequence, a single genomic region encodes these proteins:
- the ankrd34bb gene encoding ankyrin repeat domain 34Bb: MGESTEVPTVGNSLLKAVYLSRLRLTRLLLEGGAYVNESNENGETPLMVACKTRHSDTQSVPKHRMVQYLLENGADPNIQDKSGKTALMHACLGQDGAEILSLLLSSGADPTLEDHSGLSALVYAVNSGNRGILKILLDACKAKGKEVIIITTNKLPSGHQTTKQYLNVPPPADLEENPHCAPTCSSPFGVQRRVPPQGSSASASPQPGSPLLSLRNPKCPGLLVSFSPSQPDSLIQHPNPLNVDKRLNLQRLHSQKGVKHPPVLLQKGQTSSLAEEQVEFPPEDVSSLRGLNFQSLPPSVSRHHSMDMKDGLLKAMDNISENDNKARGPRGFARKMSYDSVASGQHSTSHPNLHHENNLPFPLESSPADGNTSDGLRQLNISSLQNIVHRRNFGIDHYSSDSQLPQFGSKDKSSNCLTKGPDRPKLTSSRSSTLSCSRESLECSVQRRGAVGLERRGSGALLQDHISSTRPGYLPPLNPHAPIPDIGVNSVTLCPLAASNKTLNIVCKGSKPALPCVPIFPKAMETSKMLWRRHSMQSEQIKQLSNFDE; encoded by the exons ATGGGTGAGTCAACGGAGGTTCCAACAGTTGGCAATTCTCTGCTGAAGGCCGTCTATCTGAGTCGCCTGCGTCTGACTCGGCTGCTTCTGGAGGGAGGGGCCTACGTCAACGAGAGCAATGAAAATGGCGAGACGCCGCTGATGGTGGCTTGCAAGACACGTCACTCGGACACGCAGAGTGTGCCCAAACACAGAATGGTCCA GTATCTGCTGGAAAATGGCGCCGATCCAAACATTCAAGACAAGAGCGGGAAAACTGCCCTGATGCATGCGTGCCTCGGACAGGACGGAGCTGAGATCCTGTCCCTGCTTCTGAGCAGCGGTGCCGATCCAACTCTGGAGGACCACTCCGGCTTATCGGCACTCGTTTACGCCGTTAATTCGGGTAACAGGGGCATCCTCAAGATCCTCCTGGATGCTTGTAAAGCGAAGGGAAAGgaggtcatcatcatcaccaccaaCAAGCTCCCATCTGGCCATCAGACAACAAAGCAGTACCTAAATGTGCCACCACCCGCTGACCTTGAGGAGAATCCGCATTGCGCACCAACCTGCTCGTCTCCATTTGGCGTCCAAAGACGAGTTCCTCCACAAGGTTCCTCGGCAAGTGCTTCTCCTCAGCCTGGTAGTCCCCTTCTCAGCCTCAGAAATCCTAAGTGTCCCGGTTTATTGGTTAGCTTCAGCCCATCTCAACCAGATTCTCTTATTCAACATCCTAATCCATTAAATGTAGACAAGAGGCTTAATCTCCAGAGATTACACTCGCAGAAAGGGGTCAAACATCCACCCGTACTTCTTCAGAAGGGCCAGACCTCGTCGTTGGCAGAGGAGCAAGTCGAATTTCCACCAGAGGACGTCTCGTCTCTCAGAGGCCTCAACTTCCAGAGTCTCCCTCCGTCTGTTTCGCGCCACCATAGCATGGACATGAAGGATGGACTCCTGAAAGCGATGGACAATATATCGGAGAACGACAACAAAGCGCGAGGTCCAAGAGGCTTTGCTCGAAAGATGTCATACGACAGTGTGGCAAGCGGACAGCACTCCACTTCGCACCCTAACTTGCACCACGAAAACAATCTCCCGTTTCCCCTTGAATCCAGTCCTGCCGATGGGAATACATCAGACGGTCTTCGGCAGTTAAATATTTCCAGTCTGCAAAACATCGTTCATCGACGTAATTTTGGTATTGACCATTACAGTTCAGACTCTCAGTTGCCGCAGTTTGGCAGCAAAGACAAAAGCTCAAATTGCCTGACAAAAGGGCCGGACAGGCCCAAGCTGACAAGCAGCAGGTCCTCAACCCTGTCATGCTCCAGAGAGTCTCTGGAATGTTCTGTCCAGAGACGAGGTGCCGTTGGACTGGAGCGAAGAGGCTCAGGGGCCCTTCTGCAGGATCACATCTCCTCCACTCGGCCTGGGTACCTCCCCCCTCTGAACCCGCATGCTCCCATTCCTGATATTGGTGTCAACTCTGTCACTCTGTGCCCGCTGGCTGCAAGTAACAAAACGCTCAATATCGTTTGTAAGGGATCGAAGCCTGCCCTGCCGTGCGTACCTATTTTCCCAAAGGCAATGGAAACCAGTAAAATGCTTTGGAGGCGCCACTCCATGCAGAGTGAGCAGATTAAGCAGTTGTCCAACTTTGACGAATAG
- the fam151b gene encoding protein FAM151B, whose amino-acid sequence MCEQLLEYFQGQIKKKDAAEVRWSHAVNSRGKLTEALQGPTHMIEADIIVRGRDPKEPIMGHPPDTDSDITLKEWLECVKLHDKGIKLDFKSQEAVSLSVALLQEMLAKMTFPVWINADVLPGPGSQDKPLAHQAFLAAVKTLPTNIVLSLGWTTKWTAGTDNPGYSWEMVHEMQNICGGLEHLVTFPVRAALLAQSFSELTWLLQQSDRYSLTVWTGQNDHLKVDDLLPYRTCFDVRRICYDLPEPLRKELTKSLQDET is encoded by the exons ATGTGTGAACAGTTGTTGGAATATTTTCAGGGTCAGATAAAGAAAAAAGACGCTGCTGAGGTGAGATGGTCACACGCAGTGAACAGCAGGGGCAAATTGACCGAGGCTCTCCAAG GTCCCACTCATATGATTGAGGCTGACATAATCGTAAGAGGTCGTGACCCTAAGGAGCCAATCATGGGCCACCCTCCTGACACCGACAGTGACATCACACTGAAGGAGTGGCTTGAATGTGTTAAGTTGCATGACAAGGGGATCAAACTAGACTTCAAGAG CCAGGAGGCGGTGTCTCTTTCTGTGGCGCTGTTGCAGGAAATGCTGGCCAAGATGACCTTTCCTGTGTGGATCAATGCTGATGTCCTCCCAGGACCTGGAAGTCAGGACAAACCGTTGGCACATCAAGCTTTCCTGGCTGCTGTAAAGACTCTTCCCACTAACATTGTACTCTCCCTTGGCTGGACCACAAAGTGGACTGCAGGGACTGATAACCCAG GTTACAGTTGGGAAATGGTGCATGAGATGCAGAACATATGCGGAGGCCTGGAACATCTCGTCACCTTCCCAGTACGGGCGGCCCTTTTGGCCCAGTCGTTCTCGGAGCTCACGTGGCTGCTGCAACAGTCCGACAG GTATTCTCTCACGGTGTGGACCGGCCAGAACGACCACTTAAAAGTAGATGACCTTTTGCCTTATAGAACATGCTTCGACGTCAGGAGGATCTGCTATGACCTACCAGAACCGCTAAGGAAAGAGCTGACAAAAAGTCTACAAGATGAGACATGA
- the LOC144019348 gene encoding uncharacterized protein LOC144019348 encodes MDGWTFERGRNVDGMEFPVDYLANVSQAELEASAHIYMNNLLYDNADCAEQLILSDSTKVSVDISRVGYVPLYGSSDKVRMLALFSPSDPLTAVALYLLGQWWTVDNILRTSDPTRDGIIKVTTIGERIVLYVLNRVIYRVREMNSEGEFPFLCHGEKDYAKICWRNGEAVGFYSVKPTGSLYNYFSTKTYHLPVMDSIFVRKCHRGDGFGLQMLEDFVRVSFQHDCVGLRSPLTKAMYKLCEKYLCQYPQDTDLLWEVEGVGGPNQRFNIAKRAQTTDWRDTGDIPVATRSRSSGRKKAKKADMIAESKSKKVIRVEDIEAETPEEHSSRNKRTASFSDLVVTTEGIFSSITEEKANDDVGIAVEESVDVNTTLTPHEAEDAAALAAEENQGGEALMDTSCDPHMRIENVSDIKGIEEQSREDGTSVDELHMMIDETFEGKDHSLSEGCDSDDKSTVLPLRGRSKVALEEINKYGKVKPDKTVNEREAEGPAEEPSSMGKGGAPEAEEEVKSLPEVNLEERKEVQEDENTKGMRAALTVAGDNGENANNLTLELDTATVVLEKHKPGEDQSVPAETESSQAESTELPKLQKSTVILVDLKTTHHQLSLMEVEKTEAPVECAESQKEATVLGPTGEKDASSSDGKEPKPEKPETVSQENSSEESISKVCETAETEIVKDGFAEKQNKEAVDKMKEVSVIQTRVLRSGGKKAKPSCKSRCRTKNQKAEDNRDIPVKEFNEAHVIVMEEDPETVTKNTDQSKQTSISDTSVNRRKDIIVMVTSDHVVPAKNPVPPLGEQTEPTAAQHQSAEMVSQLLDQKTVNVVLVDQSVQKQTSDKNGDKNEEKTNTETMAEKNVTRTLACVDNEQVNLVMRCTKETEDQVIGHKGKPEDTNEFIRDNQEIYDQDGGLEETAVDLQMETTELKTDFKKETVIEDCVAQQEEAQQGQTATEPKVATRDTADSLNDPAPQESMKTQGTIEEHDQTRCVFSNIESGGSGRETHVEELTSIVDQSSVEKRADLDQPEAERVLTKGTKSVPATTQRKPKRTCRLHQSEGEMEESATREEMQVEQMGQLLKEAEDKCENGGTTERDEEGAATRREEYPESNIAMKEEEWTAHPQTQEEGRTSIAKIDKRTTVSEAETVADPAKETVSLRKRKSTLTTLPRSKRPRSNRQKGKNKL; translated from the exons gtatggAGTTCCCTGTGGATTATCTAGCAAATGTCAGCCAGGCTGAGTTGGAAGCATCAGCTCACATCTACATGAACAACCTCCTTTACGACAACGCCGATTGTGCCGAGCAACTCATCCTCTCGGATTCCACCAAG GTCAGTGTGGACATTTCCAGGGTAGGCTATGTTCCTCTGTATGGTTCTAGCGACAAAGTGAGGATGCTGGCCCTCTTTTCGCCCTCCGACCCGCTCACTGCTGTTGCTCTATACCTTTTGGGCCAATGGTGGACTGTGGACAATATTCTCAGGACGTCTGACCCAACTCGAGATGGCATTATTAAG GTGACGACAATCGGAGAGAGAATAGTGTTATATGTTTTGAATCGAGTGATCTACAGGGTAAGGGAGATGAACTCCGAGGGAGAGTTTCCCTTTCTCTGCCATGGGGAGAAGGATTATGCAAAGATTTGCTGGCGTAATGGGGAGGCTGTTGGCTTCTACTCGGTCAAGCCCACAG GAAgcttatataattatttttcaacaaaaacatatCACCTTCCTGTCATGGACTCTATATTTGTGAGAAAATGTCATCGTGGTGATGGCTTTGGCCTTCAAATGCTGGAGGACTTCGTGCGTGTGAGTTTTCAACACGACTGTGTGGGATTGAGGTCTCCACTCACCAAGGCCATgtacaaat TGTGTGAGAAGTACTTGTGTCAGTACCCACAAGACACAGACCTACTTTGGGAGGTGGAGGGTGTCGGTGGACCAAACCAGAGGTTTAACATTGCCAAGAGAGCTCAGACCACGGATTGGAGGG ACACTGGGGACATACCTGTTGCAACTCGGAGTCGAAGCAGTGGCCGAAAGAAAGCAAAGAAAGCTGATATGATTGCAGAAAGCAAGTCTAAAAAAGTTATCAG AGTTGAGGATATTGAAGCAGAAACACCAGAAGAACACAGTTCGAGGAACAAAAGGACTGCTTCTTTTTCTGATTTAGTGGTGACGACTGAG GGAATATTTAGCTCCATTACAGAAGAAAAGGCAAACGATGACGTTGGCATTGCAGTAGAAGAATCAGTGGATGTAAACACTACTTTAACCCCACACGAAGCAGAGGATGCAGCAGCACTTGCTGCAGAGGAGAATCAAGGCGGAGAGGCTCTGATGGACACCAGCTGTGATCCTCACATGAGAATCGAAAACGTGTCGGACATAAAAGGAATAGAGGAGCAGTCTCGGGAAGACGGCACATCTGTCGACGAATTGCATATGATGATTGATGAAACGTTTGAGGGAAAAGATCATTCTCTTTCCGAAGGATGTGACAGCGATGATAAATCAACTGTTTTGCCGTTAAGAGGCAGATCTAAGGTAGCTCTTGAAGAAATTAACAAATACGGTAAAGTAAAACCTGACAAAACGGTTAATGAAAGAGAAGCAGAAGGACCAGCAGAAGAACCGAGCTCTATGGGAAAAGGTGGTGCTCCAGAGGCTGAGGAGGAAGTTAAATCATTGCCTGAAGTAAACCTGGAAGAGAGGAAGGAAGTGCAGGAAGATGAAAACACTAAAGGAATGAGAGCGGCTTTGACTGTGGCAGGAGATAATGGAGAAAATGCAAATAATTTGACACTGGAACTTGACACAGCTACTGTTGTTTTAGAAAAACACAAGCCAGGTGAAGACCAGAGTGTCCCAGCAGAAACAGAATCATCTCAGGCGGAAAGCACGGAACTTCCCAAGCTCCAGAAATCCACGGTCATACTTGtggatttgaaaacaacacaccaTCAACTCAGTTTGATGGAAGTGGAAAAAACGGAAGCTCCCGTTGAGTGTGCTGAATCGCAAAAGGAGGCGACTGTGCTGGGACCAACAGGCGAAAAGGATGCGTCCAGTTCTGATGGGAAAGAACCCAAACCAGAAAAGCCTGAAACCGTGTCACAGGAAAATAGTTCAGAAGAATCTATCAGTAAAGTTTGTGAAACAGCAGAAACAGAGATTGTCAAAGACGGTtttgcagaaaaacaaaacaaggaagCTGTCGATAAAATGAAAGAAGTGTCAGTCATTCAAACAAGAGTGCTTAGGAGTGGGGGGAAGAAGGCAAAACCAAGCTGTAAGTCAAGATGCAGAACCAAAAATCAAAAGGCAGAAGACAACCGTGACATTCCCGTAAAGGAATTTAATGAAGCACATGTCATTGTGATGGAAGAAGACCCTGAaactgtaacaaaaaacacagacCAGAGCAAACAAACTTCGATTTCAGACACATCTGTAAATCGGAGGAAAGACATCATAGTGATGGTGACTTCAGATCATGTCGTCCCAGCAAAGAATCCGGTCCCACCACTTGGGGAGCAAACAGAACCGACTGCAGCTCAACACCAGAGTGCAGAAATGGTGTCACAGTTACTGGATCAGAAAACCGTTAATGTGGTCTTAGTCGACCAAAGTGTCCAAAAACAGACTTCTGACAAAAATGGAGACAAGAACGAGGAGAAGACAAACACGGAAACCATGGCGGAGAAAAATGTGACCAGAACACTTGCATGCGTGGATAACGAACAGGTAAACCTGGTTATGCGGTGCACAAAGGAAACGGAAGATCAAGTGATCGGTCACAAGGGAAAACCTGAAGACACAAATGAATTCATTCGGGATAATCAGGAGATCTATGATCAAGACGGAGGCCTTGAGGAGACGGCTGTTGATCTACAAATGGAAACTACAGAACTAAAAACAGACTTTAAGAAAGAGACTGTGATTGAAGACTGTGTTGCACAACAAGAGGAAGCTCAACAAGGACAAACGGCAACGGAACCAAAGGTTGCAACCAGAGACACTGCTGATTCCTTGAATGATCCGGCACCACAAGAATCCATGAAAACACAAGGGACGATAGAAGAGCATGACCAGACCAGATGTGTATTTAGCAACATTGAATCGGGGGGAAGTGGGCGGGAGACACATGTGGAGGAATTGACATCTATTGTTGATCAGAGCTCCGTGGAGAAGAGGGCAGATCTTGATCAACCAGAAGCCGAAAGGGTTTTGACTAAAGGAACGAAGTCCGTTCCTGCTACCACTCAGCGCAAACCCAAAAGAACCTGCAGATTGCATCAGTCAGAAGGCGAGATGGAAGAAAGTGCTACACGTGAAGAAATGCAGGTTGAGCAAATGGGACAACTACTGAAAGAAGCCGAGGACAAATGTGAGAATGGTGGAACCACggaaagggatgaagaaggagcTGCGACTCGGAGGGAAGAATACCCGGAGTCAAACATCGcgatgaaagaagaagaatggaCGGCACATCCTCAGACACAAGAAGAGGGACGTACGTCGATTGCAAAGATAGATAAAAGGACAACCGTTTCAGAAGCGGAAACGGTTGCTGATCCTGCAAAGGAAACAGTTTCCCTAAGAAAAAGAAAGTCTACTCTCACTACTCTGCCTAGATCCAAAAGACCCCGCTCAAACcgtcaaaaaggcaagaataaACTTTAG
- the LOC144019610 gene encoding uncharacterized protein LOC144019610 — protein MMTIPIHGPAASGWIHPAVCCEMLRIEQVVLPGCFWNSVIKLIRALLTFKNNEGLTEVRNKTPMNTAMASSLSFLLLVLCALPVAQAQLKVFNLRASGLPSDILGITDGYVNVFCGSATLGTTTVREDTVNPWWEEKFSYFKAQESDVLRLEVHDRDLLFDDLLGVCQRQIRPGTHEHDCYLEEGGTLHYAYTFGQNNQ, from the exons ATGATGACAATTCCAATTCATGGACCAGCTGCATCAGGTTGGATCCATCCTGCTGTGTGTTGCGAAATGCTGAGAATTGAGCAGGTTGTGCTTCCTGGCTGTTTTTGGAACAGCGTTATCAAACTGATAAGAGCCCTgctgacatttaaaaacaacgaAGGTCTGACAGAGGTTAGAAACAAGACACCCATGAACACAG CCATGGCCTCAAGTCTGTCCTTCCTCCTTCTGGTGCTATGTGCCCTGCCCGTGGCTCAGGCCCAGCTCAAGGTGTTTAACTTGCGCGCCAGCGGTCTCCCCTCTGACATTTTGGGGATCACAGACGGTTATGTCAATGTGTTTTGCGGCTCCGCCACTCTGGGCACAACAACGGTCCGCGAGGACACTGTTAACCCTTGGTGGGAGGAGAAGTTCTCCTACTTCAAGGCCCAGGAGAGTGATGTGTTGAGGCTTGAGGTTCATGACCGTGATCTTCTCTTTGATGACCTGCTCGGAGTGTGCCAGAGACAGATCCGACCTGGAACACATGAGCACGACTGCTACTTGGAGGAAGGTGGCACCCTCCATTATGCCTACACCTTTGGCCAAAACAACCAATAA